Proteins encoded together in one Streptomyces sp. NBC_01216 window:
- a CDS encoding response regulator transcription factor, with amino-acid sequence MSDEPGFSAAAHVRVFLLDDHEVVRRGLCDLLDAEEDLTVVGEAATAEQALARGPALEPDVAILDVRLPDGDGISVCRELRSRMPGLACLMLTSFDDEEALLDAIMAGAAGYVLKQIKGSDLVAAVRTVATGQSMLDPATTARLMSSLREPEPASPPEDALLAALTQREHDVLDLIGEGMTNRQIAHRLYLSEKTVKNHISRLLAKLGVERRVQAAVIAAQAHEHDDAG; translated from the coding sequence ATGTCCGACGAACCGGGCTTCTCCGCCGCCGCACACGTGCGGGTCTTCCTCCTGGACGATCACGAGGTCGTCCGCCGGGGCCTGTGCGACCTTCTCGACGCCGAGGAGGACCTGACGGTGGTCGGCGAGGCGGCCACGGCCGAGCAGGCGCTCGCCCGGGGGCCCGCCCTGGAGCCGGACGTGGCGATCCTCGACGTGCGGCTCCCCGATGGCGACGGCATCTCGGTGTGCCGGGAACTGCGGTCACGGATGCCGGGGCTGGCCTGCCTGATGCTCACCTCCTTCGACGACGAGGAGGCCCTTCTCGACGCGATCATGGCCGGGGCGGCGGGTTACGTGCTCAAGCAGATCAAGGGGTCGGACCTGGTGGCGGCGGTCCGTACGGTGGCGACCGGACAGTCGATGCTCGACCCCGCCACCACGGCCCGGCTGATGAGCTCCCTGCGGGAGCCGGAGCCCGCGAGTCCGCCGGAGGACGCACTCCTCGCAGCCCTCACGCAGCGGGAACACGACGTGCTGGACCTCATCGGAGAGGGCATGACCAACCGCCAGATCGCCCACCGCCTCTACCTGTCGGAGAAGACGGTCAAGAACCACATCTCGCGGCTGCTCGCCAAACTCGGGGTCGAACGACGGGTACAGGCGGCGGTCATCGCCGCCCAGGCGCACGAGCACGACGACGCGGGCTGA